Part of the Thermovirga sp. genome is shown below.
TAGTCGTGGATCTTGCCCTCCCTGATCTCTATGACCCTGGTCACCAGGTCGTCCAGGAAGTCCCTGTCGTGGGAGACGATGACGATGGTGCCTCCGAAGCCGAGAAGGGCCTCCTGGAAGAGGTCCCTGGTAGACCTGTCCAGGTGGTTGGTGGGTTCGTCCAGGATCAGCAGATTTGTCTCCCTGAGGAGGATCTTGAGCAATGCCAGCCTTGACTTCTCGCCCCCCGAAAGGGCACTCACCGGTTTTTCGATGTCGCTTCCTGAAAAGAGGAAGCAACCCAGGAGGTTCCTGCGCTGGGGTTCATCGCAGGGAGAAGGGGCCTTCCTGGTCTCTTCCCAGACGGACCGCCCATAGTCAAGATTCTCGGAACTCTCCTGGGAGAAGAAGGCGCTCTTGACGTTGTGCCCCAGGGTGACCCTCCCCCGGGTGGGTTTTTCCCGGCCGCTGAGCAGCCTTGCCAGGGTGGATTTTCCCGCGCCGTTCACGCCCACAAGGGCTACCCGCTCGCCCCTCCGGATGGTGAGGTCCACCCCCGAGAGAATGGGCTTTTCGCTGTAGGCGTGATCCACCTCGATGGCCTTTATCACCTCGAGCCCGCTCCGGGGCGATGGCGGGAACCTCAGGGAGCCCTTCCTGGAGGAGTTCCCGGGTTCGCCCCTTTCGATCTTCTCCAGCGACCGGATCCTGCTCTGGACTTGGGCGGCCTTCGATGCCTTGTAGCGGAAGCGTTCGATGAAGGCAAGGGTCCTGTCGATCTCCCCCTGCTGCTCCTTCGCCTCCCTT
Proteins encoded:
- a CDS encoding ABC-F family ATP-binding cassette domain-containing protein — its product is MSLAVPRGARVGIVGDNGAGKTTLFRLIAGEISPDLGEISLSSRRRLGYLPQDLVEIGDAPLLQLLKETAGIGRIERDLSEVRHRLSELKPHSGDRTSLLARHERLMHSYEALDAYGFEAMAGKVLKGLGFRREDLERGTGEFSGGWKMRVSLASILLSRPDALLLDEPTNHLDTESMEWLEGYLATYRGTLMAVSHDRRFLDKLTTSTVEVSGGQARLYPGNFSEYARKRSQELEAAEREAKEQQGEIDRTLAFIERFRYKASKAAQVQSRIRSLEKIERGEPGNSSRKGSLRFPPSPRSGLEVIKAIEVDHAYSEKPILSGVDLTIRRGERVALVGVNGAGKSTLARLLSGREKPTRGRVTLGHNVKSAFFSQESSENLDYGRSVWEETRKAPSPCDEPQRRNLLGCFLFSGSDIEKPVSALSGGEKSRLALLKILLRETNLLILDEPTNHLDRSTRDLFQEALLGFGGTIVIVSHDRDFLDDLVTRVIEIREGKIHD